Proteins from a single region of Cydia splendana chromosome 9, ilCydSple1.2, whole genome shotgun sequence:
- the LOC134793813 gene encoding PDZ and LIM domain protein Zasp isoform X1: MFYFIFSNHFFNPSKPCNLLTGKNVKSVVWPPPNPPEDEPPNVLSDYPKTLCQKPRAEPTTVKEAPMERKMSKVALPVSTMQDTSMQSISTSQQTAEFTSSSSYAAAQMSTATAATTRSETVSVVESKQSQQVISETSCTVQSFTEQAVSQSQMSTMYQSQTSPPVEKIFDNPMNKLESKSMSRKESATEIKSEMVTEQRYEQCKRESLTESQIKTVAVPKTEHVTETRSQQSKRESVCESQTRTVDAPTNEQRSQECKRKSMTDSQIQIVDVPKTDIVTEQNAQESRRESVIENEITTVDVATTEIITAQMSQESKRESLTEHKLNTVQITNNIQESQVDKEQSEAMEQPTAPIQENTIKADRKQSIENIPITNTNPENPANKNVLQSNPTSPIKPLPLTSIPNPVPKGFVCSMIDALTTAPDRPYSPLPEPAAPSNLLIQSNLLPENPNPPVSNETQNEIQQEVQDPLKVELPPQPSPMFAQQPKRGITPIPPIKTYNPPETRQKDEPIPLPPQTEPYIPPDFKIIIEPKVPPRDETASPFVEALTTAPDRPFTPGGSIVPNIERSSLKEALTIAPERSYSPLPLGSITNKSTQSSQSTHYTSTSTVQVQSTSSDIVRPIATQFITQMTHSETSNMQNTCKLQSSSEMSAFRPVPKQVFPPPQPEEFCQLANFPPMSQDIKANFEKSVRKQEAMITESQMMQQSTNTFSNMTTQGFSSVKSAQNFFEQLDKRESLSSVSVRSKSGLHKPDNIPPYQKHFEQLPSQRGITPEVSFAPAVLQRPVTPTTDPPIKPKDKPVEPKLPPAPMPQPRFTPEIRTPAQPPPVHFHKDAPISMTFQPVTDEPFLRASPARSRPSTPSMINKPAPIIPYYQMNLVSVEHSALETHLYEPSSPETSRSPTPRMRSKSPAPGPPPNPLKAHAPRIKETTPQRSAAHSLLTQATSNLRKEHEMSQKGFQSGVEVFNASGAKNWSQDQPSVIKEQRHSNVGFKSETYNKGNVSIKEDSAMNQNYGQRQTQSQNVSEYGNMTVQTSRKTFEEYERTQSAKVIEIHKGGSSSFGAQQQIESNVQTSSNRKQVFPPPVMSLSSSQTSSVNHTNQNVVASRNTESCYPNPSISGANQGPVCDPTPSTGSSVGAAARGKTFGVSSAPKRGRGILNKAALPGSRIPLCGSCNGNIRGPFITALGRIWCPEHFICVNATCRRPLQDIGFVEENGQLYCEFCFEQYIAPACDKCHAKIKGDCLNAIGKHFHPECFNCVYCGKLFGNNPFFLEDGLPYCESDWNELFTTKCFACGFPVEAGDRWVEALNNNYHSHCFNCTVCKKNLEGQSFFAKGGRPFCKTHAR; the protein is encoded by the exons atgttttatttcattttttccaACCACTTTTTCAACCCTTCGAAACCATGTAACTTACTAACAGGCAAGAATGTCAAAAGCGTTGTGTGGCCCCCACCGAACCCGCCAGAAGATGAACCACCTAATGTATTGAGCGATTATCCGAAAACACTTTGCCAGAAGCCCAGAGCTGAACCGACTACTGTCAAAGAGGCGCCAATGGAAAGGAAAATGAGCAAAGTAGCGTTGCCAGTCAGTACTATGCAGGATACAAGCATGCAATCAATTTCAACTTCTCAGCAAACTGCAGAATTTACATCGAGCTCCTCATATGCGGCGGCACAAATGTCAACTGCCACTGCAGCTACTACCCGTTCAGAGACCGTTTCAGTTGTGGAAAGCAAGCAGTCACAACAAGTAATAAGCGAGACTAGCTGCACCGTACAGTCTTTCACAGAACAAGCTGTCTCACAAAGTCAGATGTCAACTATGTATCAATCTCAGACTAGCCCTCCCGTAGAAAAAATCTTCGACAACCCCATGAACAAACTCGAGTCAAAGTCTATGTCGAGAAAAGAATCTGCGACagaaataaaatcagaaatggTGACTGAACAACGTTATGAACAGTGCAAAAGGGAATCTCTAACTGAAAGTCAAATAAAAACTGTCGCCGTCCCGAAAACAGAACATGTAACTGAAACGAGAAGCCAACAAAGCAAACGAGAATCTGTCTGTGAAAGCCAGACCAGAACTGTTGATGCTCCAACAAACGAACAAAGGAGCCAAGAATGCAAAAGGAAATCTATGACTGACAGTCAAATACAAATTGTAGATGTTCCTAAAACAGACATTGTAACAGAACAAAATGCTCAAGAAAGTAGAAGGGAATCTGTAATCGAAAATGAAATAACAACTGTCGATGTTGCAACCACAGAAATCATCACTGCTCAAATGTCCCAGGAAAGCAAAAGAGAATCTTTAACCGAACATAAACTAAATACTGTACAAATTACTAACAATATTCAAGAGTCTCAAGTTGACAAAGAACAGTCAGAAGCTATGGAACAGCCGACAGCTCCAATTCAGGAAAATACAATAAAAGCCGATAGAAAACAGTCAATTGAAAATATTCCAATTACCAATACAAACCCCGAAAATCCAGCCAATAAGAATGTCTTACAGTCAAATCCTACATCACCAATAAAGCCTTTACCGCTGACATCTATTCCTAATCCCGTCCCTAAAGGATTTGTATGTTCTATGATTGATGCTTTAACGACAGCGCCAGATAGGCCATACTCTCCTTTACCCGAACCTGCGGCACCCAGTAATTTACTCATTCAAAGTAATTTGCTACCTGAAAATCCAAATCCTCCAGTTTCTAATGAAACCCAAAACGAAATACAGCAGGAGGTACAAGATCCCTTAAAAGTAGAACTTCCACCACAGCCGTCACCTATGTTTGCTCAACAACCCAAGCGCGGCATAACACCTATCCCACCAATTAAGACTTATAATCCGCCCGAAACCCGACAAAAAGATGAACCTATACCATTGCCCCCACAGACAGAACCCTACATTCCACCTGACTTCAAGATAATCATAGAGCCTAAAGTACCGCCCCGAGACGAAACCGCTTCTCCGTTTGTTGAAGCTTTAACCACCGCTCCTGACCGGCCTTTTACGCCAGGAGGTAGTATTGTGCCAAATATCGAGCGAAGTTCACTTAAGGAGGCTTTGACTATTGCCCCAGAACGTTCTTATAGTCCTTTACCTTTAGGAAGTATCACTAATAAATCTACCCAAAGTAGTCAATCCACCCATTACACCTCAACATCGACAGTCCAAGTTCAGTCAACTTCTTCGGATATCGTACGTCCTATTGCAACGCAATTTATAACACAGATGACTCATTCAGAAACTTCAAATATGCAAAACACGTGTAAGTTACAATCGTCATCTGAAATGTCTGCTTTTAGGCCCGTTCCCAAACAAGTTTTCCCACCACCACAACCAGAAGAGTTTTGCCAGCTTGCAAATTTCCCACCTATGAGTCAAGATATCAAAGCTAATTTCGAGAAATCCGTACGAAAACAAGAAGCTATGATAACGGAGTCTCAAATGATGCAACAGTCAACAAATACATTCAGCAACATGACTACTCAAGGATTTTCATCTGTTAAATCTGCTCAAAACTTCTTCGAACAATTAGATAAAAGGGAATCCTTGTCATCAGTATCAGTTAGGTCAAAATCTGGTCTACATAAACCTGACAATATTCCTCCATATCAAAAGCACTTTGAGCAACTACCATCTCAAAGAGGCATTACCCCGGAAGTTAGCTTCGCTCCTGCTGTACTTCAAAGGCCTGTTACTCCTACCACTGATCCGCCTATCAAACCAAAGGATAAACCGGTAGAACCAAAATTACCTCCGGCTCCCATGCCCCAACCAAGATTTACACCAGAGATAAGAACTCCAGCCCAACCACCTCCAGTGCACTTCCATAAAGATGCACCTATTTCAATGACATTTCAACCAGTTACTGACGAGCCTTTTCTGAGGGCGTCCCCTGCTCGTAGCCGACCTTCAACTCCTAGTATGATAAACAAACCTGCCCCCATAATCCCGTATTATCAAATGAATTTAGTATCAGTGGAGCATTCGGCATTGGAAACTCATCTTTACGAACCATCGAGCCCGGAGACTAGTCGTTCTCCCACTCCAAGGATGAGATCTAAATCACCAGCTCCAGGACCACCACCAAATCCGTTAAAGGCTCACGCACCCCGTATTAAAGAAACCACTCCACAGAGAAGTGCTGCTCACTCCCTTCTAACTCAAGCTACATCGAATCTCCGCAAAGAGCACGAGATGTCACAGAAAGGATTCCAAAGCGGTGTCGAAGTTTTTAACGCTTCTGGTGCTAAAAATTGGAGCCAAGATCAGCCATCGGTTATTAAAGAACAAAGACATTCGAACGTCGGGTTCAAAAGCGAAACTTATAATAAAGGCAATGTGAGCATCAAGGAAGATTCTGCAATGAACCAAAACTATGGTCAAAGACAAACGCAATCACAAAATGTATCCGAGTATGGTAATATGACTGTGCAAACGAGTAGGAAAACATTTGAAGAGTATGAAAGAACACAGTCCGCTAAAGTTATAGAAATACATAAAGGTGGTTCGTCATCATTTGGTGCGCAACAGCAAATTGAATCTAACGTTCAAACATCCAGTAATCGTAAACAAGTGTTTCCACCTCCGGTCATGAGTTTGTCTTCTTCCCAGACTTCATCTGTTAACCACACTAATCAAAATGTTGTTGCTAGTAGAAACACTGAAAGCTGTTATCCAAATCCTTCGATCTCTGGTGCTAACCAAGGTCCAGTGTGTGATCCTACCCCATCGACAGGTTCCAGCGTAGGAGCTGCCGCTCGTGGCAAAACCTTTGGGGTTTCTTCAGCCCCAAAACGCGGCAGAGGCATTTTGAACAAGGCTGCTCTGCCAGGGTCTCGTATACCCCTTTGCGGTTCCTGCAATGGCAATATTAG GGGTCCGTTCATAACCGCGCTGGGCCGCATCTGGTGCCCCGAGCACTTCATCTGCGTTAACGCGACGTGCAGGCGCCCGCTACAGGACATCGGCTTCGTGGAGGAGAACGGCCAGCTCTACTGCGAGTTCTGCTTCGAACAGTACATCGCACCCGCTTGCGACAAGTGCCACGCCAAAATCAAGGGC GATTGCTTGAACGCAATCGGCAAGCACTTCCACCCGGAGTGCTTCAACTGCGTGTATTGCGGCAAGTTGTTCGGCAACAACCCCTTCTTCCTCGAGGATGGCCTGCCCTACTGCGAATCAG ACTGGAACGAGTTGTTCACGACGAAATGTTTCGCGTGCGGGTTCCCAGTGGAGGCGGGCGACAGGTGGGTCGAGGCGCTCAACAATAACTACCACAGTCACTGCTTCAACTGCACG GTCTGCAAAAAGAACCTCGAAGGACAGAGCTTCTTCGCTAAGGGCGGACGACCCTTCTGCAAGACACACGCCCGCTAG